The genomic region ATGGCTTCGAGCTTCTTGAGCACCTTCGCAAGCTGCGCCGGCTGATTGACCGGCCAGTCCTTTTGCGGGGCGAGACGGATGCGGGCGCCATTGGCGCCGCCTCGCTTGTCCGACCCGCGGAACGTCGAAGCCGACGCCCACGCCGTCGAAACCAGCTCCGATACGCTCAGCCCCGATGCGAGAACCTTCGCCTTCAGCGCCGCGATGTCGGCGGCGTCGATGAGCTTGTGGTTCACCTTCGGAATCGGGTCCTGCCAGATGAGTTCCTCCGCCGGCACTTCCGGCCCGAGGTAACGAACGCGCGGCCCCATGTCACGATGCGTCAGCTTGAACCACGCCCGGGCGAACGCATCGGCAAGCTGCTCGGGATGTTCGAGGAACCGGCGCGAAATCTTCTCGTACGCCGGGTCGAAGCGCAGGGCCAAATCGGTGGTGAGCATGGTCGGGCGGCGCTTCTTCGATGGGTCATGCGCATCGGGCACGGTTTCCTCCGCATCGCGCGCGACCCACTGATGCGCCCCGCCGGGGCTCTTGGTAAGCTGCCATTCGTACCCGAACAGGTTCTCGAAGAAGTTGTTGCTCCACTTGGTCGGCGTGGTGGTCCAGGTGACTTCGAGTCCGCTGGTGATCGTATCGCCGCCGCGGCCGGAGCCGAAGCTGTTGCGCCAGCCGAGTCCCTGCTCTTCGAGTCCCGCCGCTTCGGGTTCGTGCGCGACGTGTGTCGCCGGCGCGGCGCCGTGCGTCTTGCCGAACGAGTGTCCGCCGGCGATGAGCGCGACGGTTTCCTCATCGTTCATCGCCATGCGCGCGAATGTCACGCGGATGTCGTACGCCGCCGCCAGCGGATCGGGATTGCCGTCGGGCCCTTCGGGGTTGACGTAGATGAGGCCCATCTGCACCGCCGCCAGCGGATTCTCGAGCCGGCGCGAGTGCATGTCGCCGTCGGCGTCGTCATCGGACACGAGCACGGCGGTGTTCTTCTCGACGCCTTCGGAGCCGTGGGCGTATCGCACATCGCCGCCGAGCCATGTCTTTTCGCGGCCCCAGTACACGTCCATGTCCGGTTCCCACACGTCCGCGCGTCCGCCGCCGAAACCGAACGTCTCAAAGCCCATCGTTTCAAGGGCGACGTTGCCCGCGAGGATCATCAGGTCGGCCCACGAAATCTTCTGGCCGTACTTCTGCTTGAGGGGCCAGAGCAGGCGTCGCGCCTTGTCGAGACTGACGTTGTCGGGCCAACTGTTGAGCGGGGCGAAGCGCTGCTGTCCGCGTCCGCCGCCGCCGCGCCCGTCGGCGGTGCGGTACGTGCCGGCCGAGTGCCAGGCCATGCGGATGAACAGCGGGCCGTAGTGCCCGAAGTCGGCGGGCCACCAGTCCTGCGAATCGGTCATCAGCGCCGCAAGGTCCTTCTTGAGCGCGGCGAAATCGAGACTGTTGAACGCGGCCTTGTAGTCAAAGTCGCAGTCCATCGGATCGGACTTGCACGAATGCTGGTTCAGCAGATCAAGCCGCAGTTGATTGGGCCACCAGTCGCGATTGGTCGTGCCGCCGCCGGCGGACTGATGAAAGGGGCATTTGCTTTGGGTCGACATGGATGAGTCCTTTCTTGACGGAGAGTGAAAGCCCGGATCCTCTTTCGTTTGATCCCTGGCAACAACGCCGGGCGATTTCCCGCACATAGTGTAACGGGTTCGTGCGACGCGCACCAAGACATGCGGGTAATCCCTGCGCGTAAAAAAGCTCAGGGATGGCCATCCCTGAGCTTTCGTGTGTCGGGGATAGTCCGTTTAGGCGCGCGAGAGGTAGGAGCCGTCTTCGGTTTTGACGCGGATGGTCTGGCCCACTTCGATGAACTGGGGGACGCGGGTCTTGAGTCCGGTTTCGAGCGTGGCTTCCTTGAGCTGGTTCGTGGCGGTCGAGCCCTTGGGCTGCGGGCTGGTCTCGGTCACGACGAGATCGACGACCTGGGGCAGATCGACGGTGATGGGGCGCTCTTCGTAGACGAGGACGGTGACGTTGGTATTGGGCTTGAGATACTTCATGGCGTCGCCGAGCATCTCGTCCTGAATGGCGAGCTGGTCGAACGTCTCGTTGTCCATGAAGACGTGGCCGGTGTTGTCGGTGTAGAGGTACTGCATCTCGCGCTTGTCCAGGTCGGTCTGCTCGATTTCCTCGCCGGAGCGGAGTCGGCGTTCGAGCGTCAGACCGGTCAGCACATTGCGCAGCTTCACGTTCACGAACGCGCGGAGGTTGCCGGGCGTGACGTGGGTGAATTGGGTGATGATGAAGAGGTTGCCGTCGATCTTGACAGCCATCCCGGGGCGTAAATCGGTCGATTTCACAGTCGATGCTCCATATCCGACGAAAAAGGGAATTCGCAGATTATTGGCGGATGGATGGGCAAAGACAAGTGACGCCGAATCAGCGGGTCGGATCGGTGGACGCCGTCGCCGATGGGATCACTTCTTGGACTCGGGCTTGATCTCCCTGCGGTCAAACTCGCTGTACCCCGGCTTGTACGCCTTGCCGTCGAGCATGCGCAGGTCCGCTCCCGTCACGACGACGATCCCGTAGTCGGCGACGACGCCCAGACACTTGGGCGACGGCTCCCACGAGTAATAGCTCGATAGTTCATTCATGCTCCCCGACCAGTCGACGCGCGTATTGGACCCGATCGCGCCGAAGATCGAAACCTTGTCCCCGTCGATCTTCACACGGGCGAAGACCTCGACGGGCGATTTCATCGGCAGCATCGACCGCCGCACCGTCGTGACATTGTCGTCGTACATGCGCCCGTTCACGCGCGCGAGCCCGCTGGCTTCGCCCTTGAGCCCCTGCACGACGAACGTCACCACCTTGTTGGGCCCGATCGGCAGATTGATCCCGATCTCCGCCGCCCCGCCGTTGCGGACCAGC from Planctomycetota bacterium harbors:
- the katG gene encoding catalase/peroxidase HPI → MSTQSKCPFHQSAGGGTTNRDWWPNQLRLDLLNQHSCKSDPMDCDFDYKAAFNSLDFAALKKDLAALMTDSQDWWPADFGHYGPLFIRMAWHSAGTYRTADGRGGGGRGQQRFAPLNSWPDNVSLDKARRLLWPLKQKYGQKISWADLMILAGNVALETMGFETFGFGGGRADVWEPDMDVYWGREKTWLGGDVRYAHGSEGVEKNTAVLVSDDDADGDMHSRRLENPLAAVQMGLIYVNPEGPDGNPDPLAAAYDIRVTFARMAMNDEETVALIAGGHSFGKTHGAAPATHVAHEPEAAGLEEQGLGWRNSFGSGRGGDTITSGLEVTWTTTPTKWSNNFFENLFGYEWQLTKSPGGAHQWVARDAEETVPDAHDPSKKRRPTMLTTDLALRFDPAYEKISRRFLEHPEQLADAFARAWFKLTHRDMGPRVRYLGPEVPAEELIWQDPIPKVNHKLIDAADIAALKAKVLASGLSVSELVSTAWASASTFRGSDKRGGANGARIRLAPQKDWPVNQPAQLAKVLKKLEAIAGEFNGAAAGGKKVSLADLIVLAGCAGVEKAAKNAGVEVTVPFAPGRMDATAEQTDADSFEPLEPIADGFRNYLKGKYSVSAESLLIDKAQLLTLTAPQMTVLIGGMRVLKTNADGSSHGVFTTRPESLTNDFFVNLLDMGTEWKPTSKDAEVFEGKDRATGKLRWTGTRVDLVFGSNSVLRALAEVYGSSDARKKFVHDFVKAWDKVMNLDRFDLA
- the efp gene encoding elongation factor P, producing MAVKIDGNLFIITQFTHVTPGNLRAFVNVKLRNVLTGLTLERRLRSGEEIEQTDLDKREMQYLYTDNTGHVFMDNETFDQLAIQDEMLGDAMKYLKPNTNVTVLVYEERPITVDLPQVVDLVVTETSPQPKGSTATNQLKEATLETGLKTRVPQFIEVGQTIRVKTEDGSYLSRA